The Fragaria vesca subsp. vesca linkage group LG2, FraVesHawaii_1.0, whole genome shotgun sequence genome includes a window with the following:
- the LOC101300208 gene encoding peptidyl-tRNA hydrolase 2, mitochondrial-like, with protein MFGSLRIASQNQRKQPKQEREWLNLSFKPENFLPGVVIGFILGLLLDLSQPGKGSLRLKRKNFSEGKPQQRSLVSSNGDEELKMVLVVRRDLKMTTGKIASQCAHAATGMYAELMQSHRSLLRQWEQNGQPKIVVTCKSQQEMNKLKEAADGIGLPTFVVADAGRTQVASGSKTVLAVGPGPKELVDSVTGKQGLL; from the exons ATGTTTGGTTCGTTAAGGATAGCTTCCCAGAATCAAAGAAAG CAGCCGAAGCAAGAAAGAGAATGGTTGAACTTGAGTTTTAAGCCAGAGAATTTCCTTCCAGGAGTTGTCATTGGCTTCATTCTTGGCTTGTTGTTGGATTTATCGCAACCTGGTAAGGGTTCATTAAGGTTAAAGAGGAAAAATTTCTCAGAGGGTAAGCCCCAGCAGCGGAGTTTGGTCTCGAGTAATGGTGATGAAGAGCTTAAAATG GTTCTTGTAGTTAGACGAGACTTGAAGATGACAACCGGAAAAATTGCATCTCAGTGTGCTC ATGCCGCCACTGGCATGTATGCAGAACTGATGCAAAG TCATAGGTCACTTTTGAGACAATGGGAGCAAAATGGGCAGCCCAAAATAGTGGTTACATGCAAGAGTCAACAAGAAAT GAATAAGCTGAAAGAAGCAGCTGATGGCATTGGCCTTCCAACATTTGTTGTCGCAGATGCAGGGCGAACACAG GTTGCCAGTGGCTCAAAGACAGTTCTTGCCGTTGGACCTG GACCAAAAGAATTGGTGGATTCAGTGACAGGGAAACAGGGCCTCCTCTGA
- the LOC101299733 gene encoding uncharacterized protein LOC101299733 isoform 2, protein MASRCRSFSRPAFSFLKSTVNKPPLKSRPISSLPSTPSLSRSAPPQLGCIQSLLPFHTAVSSARLTSCLGIDSRSSRSLSQELGLSVPR, encoded by the exons ATGGCTTCTCGCTGCAGATCTTTTTCAAGACCCGCCTTTTCTTTTCTGAAATCCACCGTCAACAAACCACCTCTTAAGTCCAGACCCATCTCTTCTCTCCCATCCACCCCATCACTCTCAAG GTCGGCTCCTCCGCAGTTGGGTTGTATTCAGTCTCTGCTGCCATTTCACACGGCGGTCTCTTCAGCTCGGCTGACGTCATGCCTCGGCATTGACTCGAGGAGCTCGAGGTCGTTGTCTCAGG AGCTGGGTCTCAGTGTGCCGCGATAA
- the LOC101299733 gene encoding uncharacterized protein LOC101299733 isoform 1 → MASRCRSFSRPAFSFLKSTVNKPPLKSRPISSLPSTPSLSRSAPPQLGCIQSLLPFHTAVSSARLTSCLGIDSRSSRSLSQGTLGANPGV, encoded by the exons ATGGCTTCTCGCTGCAGATCTTTTTCAAGACCCGCCTTTTCTTTTCTGAAATCCACCGTCAACAAACCACCTCTTAAGTCCAGACCCATCTCTTCTCTCCCATCCACCCCATCACTCTCAAG GTCGGCTCCTCCGCAGTTGGGTTGTATTCAGTCTCTGCTGCCATTTCACACGGCGGTCTCTTCAGCTCGGCTGACGTCATGCCTCGGCATTGACTCGAGGAGCTCGAGGTCGTTGTCTCAGGGTACGCTCGGTGCAAACCCAGGAGTTTGA
- the LOC101300599 gene encoding mitogen-activated protein kinase kinase kinase 1-like, with translation MPRASRYKPFNDRVQRALSQHIRLLHRSGATFFILGDTGNVYTATISTMPKCSCPDRVTPCKHLLFVYLQVLGYSEDDRFLRDDYFSLWEVERMLARDTLPGSMAGESMRMWFHQLYDFEGKQRQQGSSSKTKPRVVIEEGTCCPVCLDEMGKQDKVVACGTCRNPIHEECFLKWKRSARKKQAHCVMCRARWGSIEQEQDKYLNLAAYACTSEEEDDDDEDED, from the coding sequence ATGCCGCGGGCCAGCCGCTACAAGCCGTTCAATGACAGGGTGCAGCGAGCTCTCAGCCAGCACATTCGCCTCCTGCACCGCTCCGGCGCCACCTTCTTCATCTTGGGCGACACCGGAAATGTGTACACTGCCACCATATCGACTATGCCAAAATGCAGCTGCCCTGATCGTGTGACACCCTGCAAGCATTTGCTGTTTGTGTATCTCCAAGTTTTGGGTTATTCGGAGGATGACAGGTTTCTCAGGGACGACTATTTCTCGCTGTGGGAGGTGGAGCGGATGTTGGCGCGGGACACGCTGCCTGGATCAATGGCTGGGGAGAGCATGCGGATGTGGTTTCATCAGCTGTATGATTTTGAGGGCAAGCAGAGGCAGCAGGGGTCGTCGTCCAAGACGAAGCCAAGAGTGGTGATTGAAGAGGGTACTTGCTGCCCTGTTTGTTTGGATGAGATGGGGAAGCAAGACAAGGTGGTGGCTTGTGGGACGTGTAGGAACCCGATTCATGAGGAATGCTTCTTGAAGTGGAAGAGGAGCGCGAGGAAGAAGCAGGCGCATTGTGTGATGTGCAGGGCGAGATGGGGTTCCATCGAGCAGGAGCAGGACAAGTACCTGAACTTGGCTGCTTATGCTTGTACTAGCGAGGAGGAGGATGACGATGATGAGGACGAAGACTAG